The genomic DNA AGTTTTATAACTAAGtcttactaaattttatttcggtTCCGTACGTactgaataaaaataacatttaagcaatatcaataacACGACAAAGAAATAAACAAGTCTGCTAAGTACAAGTTCTATGTCAATACTTCTAATGTAATCGTTCAAGTCAGGtccatatttcaaacatttccaaattTTTGCAACTTGACTAGGCCTATAACCAGAGTCTGCAATGTACACTAGATCGTTTTCCTCAGAAGATTGAAATATACATTCCCATTCTggtatatttttcaaattcaacTTTGGCAAGATATTTATACGATTTACTTTGGCCATCCTTGCTAGTATTCCAGTCGTATAAATGTCTTCTAGTGGTATGTATGGCATACGACCACTAGCACGTACTAATCGTTGGACAGCATCTCCGGAAATGACGTAAACAGCTCCGTCGCAATATGGCGGATAGTATTGCAAACGGTTAGTAGTTTTAACAAACTGCAGTTCTCCTTCTTTGCTTGGCACTGTGTTTTCATGAAGTCGGCAGAATATTTTGCCACCAAAGCTATCATTGTAAGCttgtattttattaaaaagttttggaATATGTGCAAACGTAtcaacatttgttttcattatataccgCGCTGTAGGGCAATATTCTGTAACCCATTTtagaccaaataaaatttttcttgtaatatttttgaaattatctaTAAAATCACCTTGAATAATATCTCCATAAACTTCCTTTTCTGCTTTAAGAAGCGCATTTTCCTCACCACtgtaaccatttccaaagataaAAGCGACCCTAAATTCAAACACGAGTTTCTCATTAGGCCAAGAATTCGTTTTCAGAGCATTTATCCATGTTTTTCGTAATATATTCCTTACGCCAATTTCTTTCGGTAACGACGGtattaaaattacaataaattgTTTGTTAATATTATCACAGATGTATTCCCCTGTAATTACATAATTATCTTCCTGGGGACGGGCATCCGTCTTGTTGTCGTCGAAGTATTCCGTTTCTATGACGTCACTTCCATCACGTTGGAATGGACTCGGTTCGTAGCGTAACGGAGACTGTATGTCAACCACTGAGGCCATCAGAATCCACAAAAATGTAGATATAAATAGCACAAAGCACGATCGATATAACAATGCTTTCTTGTTCTgtgaaaaagtaaatataatcttAAAATCTGTGATATATAAACGATATAATGGTTTGTTTTCATTGTAGTTCAAAAGCATTCTTCCTTTTGTTTAAGAcggtgacatttgtaaaatgaaatattttaactacaaagaaacattttaaaaatctcgAAATAACTATAAGCCGTTTTATGATAAAAGTGTTATCTTAATGTACGTTTTCGTTGTCTCTTAatctttttaagtgttttaagATTTACAtattaatcatattttctttttaatctttacaaaaaaaaaaaaaaaaaaaaaaaaaaaaaaaaaaaacaattatatgcAAAGTTGTGTAATATATTACAAGATAATAACAGTTTTATTAGTTTATGAAAACATTGTTTGTACTACAAGTATTCTTGATCAAACAACAAACAACGACAGTACTGTTACTGAAAGTTTATTAACTTAATCACATCTAGCAATTTTAAAGTACTGaaaaatttaagtatattttgtaaatgattaTGAACCATTTTAGATCATAACTGGCATCATAAAATAGTCATTCACTAAATACTTTTTATGTGTGTGTTGTAAAATTATAAGACTGTTGATATTCGGTCGTTTTGTAATACTCTTTCCAAATCTCATGTAATTACTTCAGTATGGCCTGTAGCATGTCTAATCAATTTTCGATTTCGTTATTAGGCATGCTAATGCAGGTACAAATATGATCAATATATGACAGAAGTTTAATATCCCATGTATATTTTATCCTTATATCGGAAATGTAAAGTACCTTTGTACAACCTGTAATTAGTCTTGCGAAGTTAAAGACTTTGAGTTTCTACATTCTGTTCTGCCTAGAAATGTAATATCAACCGATAAGAaatcacatttatttttttttgattcc from Mercenaria mercenaria strain notata chromosome 11, MADL_Memer_1, whole genome shotgun sequence includes the following:
- the LOC123532878 gene encoding beta-1,3-galactosyltransferase 5-like, whose amino-acid sequence is MNKKALLYRSCFVLFISTFLWILMASVVDIQSPLRYEPSPFQRDGSDVIETEYFDDNKTDARPQEDNYVITGEYICDNINKQFIVILIPSLPKEIGVRNILRKTWINALKTNSWPNEKLVFEFRVAFIFGNGYSGEENALLKAEKEVYGDIIQGDFIDNFKNITRKILFGLKWVTEYCPTARYIMKTNVDTFAHIPKLFNKIQAYNDSFGGKIFCRLHENTVPSKEGELQFVKTTNRLQYYPPYCDGAVYVISGDAVQRLVRASGRMPYIPLEDIYTTGILARMAKVNRINILPKLNLKNIPEWECIFQSSEENDLVYIADSGYRPSQVAKIWKCLKYGPDLNDYIRSIDIELVLSRLVYFFVVLLILLKCYFYSVRTEPK